The DNA window TTAGTTAATTAATAGAATGAAATTACTGTTTAAAATCAGGATTTTAAGAAATTTTAGCTAAAGTTTTTAACAAAACCATCAATTATCTCATCTAACTATTTGATTATTAGCTAAAAATGAATCCAGGCTTTAAAATTGTCTTTTTGACTTGCTGTGGCCGTGCTTGTGATAGTTAGTTTAGGAATGAAAAACCAGCTATTGCCTTTTTTGTCTTTTGATAACTTCAAATTTTTTATTTTATCTCCGCTATTCACCAATAATTCCACTTCCACCTTATTTTCAAAATAACTTAACCAATTGTTGAGGTTATTTTTTAATACTATTCCGTTGATGGCTATGATTTCGTCTCCGGCAAATAACCCACACTTCCACGCGGGAGAATAGGGCGCAACCAGGCTTACTTTTGCAGAGTTGGTTACTTCAATTATTTTGAAACCATACGCGTGTTCGCATAAAGCCGGATTTTGTTCTTTTCGAAATTCAATTCCTAAATATTCAAAGGCTGTCAACAATCCTTCTTCATAATCTGTTGAGTTGTAAACAAATTTTTTAAAAAAGTCGTTCAAATCAGTTCCTGATATTTTATTTGCATAGCTAATAATATCCGTTTCGGTATATCCTTTTTTATTTTTGGCAATGTCATTATAAAGTGCAACACAAACATCGCGTAAAGATTTTTTATTTTGAGTTGCTTTTAAAATTTGAACGTCGAGCATTAAAGCAATTAAGCTTCCTTCATCATAAATGTTAGTTTTACGATAAGGAGCTCCGGGCACATAACCATCCAGCCAGGTTTCCCAACTACTATCGGCTACGCTCAAATTATATCTTCCAAAGTTGTGGAAATGTTTAAATAAACGTTCCTGTAATGTTTCAAAATATTGTTCCGTATTAAATACTTGGCTACTATACAAAAGTTTATCGCCATAGTAAGTAGTAAAGCCTTCATAAACATATCCTGTTTTGGCGTAATTTTCTTGAGTATAGTTATAGGGATACATTTCTGCCGGTCTTATGAATTTCACATTCCAGGTATGGAATAACTCATGGCAGCTTACACCCAAAATATCTTCATAGGTTTTACCGGAATTAATAGCATAACCCGGACCAATTGCAATAACGGTACAATTTTGATGTTCAACTCCGTGATAAAATTTATTGGTTAATATTTGAAAAAGAAATCGATATTCTTTTACAGGCATATCTCCCCAAAATTCAATAGTTTTTTTGGTGAATGAAATAAAATCTTTTTTCATTTGTTCAAAATCAGGGCTGCAAATGCCATTAAAATCCAAATAGAAATCAATATCATTTACCGTATATTTTTCTGATTGAATATTGGCAGAAGCCATTAGAGGCGAATCAACCAATTCTTCAAAACTTTCAGCAATAAGACAATTATTATTTTTTTTCAGAGAAGAAACAATTTGGTAGTTATCGGGTAATTTTAATTCTAAAATATGCTCTTCATTTTCTTTTCCGGATATTTGAAAACAACAATGAACAGGATTAATATAAACTTGATCTGTATCGGCATAACAAGACCCTGCATTTAATTCGGCTGCATAATAACTATAAGTTACTTTCAAACTATTAATTCCTTGTGTGTTGATTTCCCAAAGATCTTTTGTTAGTTTAGTAAATGGAATGATTTCACCGGAAGCATTAAAAACATCCAGTCTCTTAATATTTTTGGCAAAATTACCCAGTTCGTATCTGCCGGGACGCCAGGCAGGAAGTTGCAATTGAAGTTTGTCGGCATTAATATTTTCTATAACTAAATCAAAATAAATATAATGAGAAGCCGGGTTTTTTTGTTGAATTAAATAACGTGGCATAATATTGAATTTGCGTTAAATGTATATATTTGATTTAGATGAAAGCAATAATTTCAACCATTCTTTTTATCAATTTTTTACATGCAAGGGCGCAGAATTTAGATTCATTGATTAATATTTCCTTAACCTTAAAAAGTGATACTGAAAAAGTGCAGCTTTTTTATAAGGAAGGTTTTAAATACAGGGCCATAGATCCCTTTTACAGTTTTGAATGTGCAGAATGGGCTGAAAAGAGCGCTAATGAATCTAAAAACCCATATTATTTAGCTAAAGCTTTCAATTTAAAAGGAATTATATTTTACAGAAAAGGGGAGTATCCTAAAGCTTTAAATTATCATCGTAAGGCATTAGAATTTCGAACTAAAATTAAAGATTTAGATGGAATTGTAAAATCGAATATTAATCTGGCAAATATTTACAGCGAACTGAATATGTTTTTGACAGCCGAAGCGAATTACAATTCGGCCTATGAGATTTGTGTTCAAACACAAAACCATCTGCAGGCTACAAATTGTTTAATGAATATGGGTGTTTTATTTGCTACCGCAGCTTCCTTACAAAAAGATTCCATACATTTTTTGAAAGCACAAGATTATTTTAAAAGGGCTTTTCGTTCAGCAAACCAAATGCATCATTACGAATTGATGGCTGAAATATTAAATAACACTGCGGTATTAAATTTAATTCAACAAGAAAATGAAGATGCTGTAGCCAATGGCA is part of the Sphingobacteriaceae bacterium genome and encodes:
- a CDS encoding M61 family peptidase → MPRYLIQQKNPASHYIYFDLVIENINADKLQLQLPAWRPGRYELGNFAKNIKRLDVFNASGEIIPFTKLTKDLWEINTQGINSLKVTYSYYAAELNAGSCYADTDQVYINPVHCCFQISGKENEEHILELKLPDNYQIVSSLKKNNNCLIAESFEELVDSPLMASANIQSEKYTVNDIDFYLDFNGICSPDFEQMKKDFISFTKKTIEFWGDMPVKEYRFLFQILTNKFYHGVEHQNCTVIAIGPGYAINSGKTYEDILGVSCHELFHTWNVKFIRPAEMYPYNYTQENYAKTGYVYEGFTTYYGDKLLYSSQVFNTEQYFETLQERLFKHFHNFGRYNLSVADSSWETWLDGYVPGAPYRKTNIYDEGSLIALMLDVQILKATQNKKSLRDVCVALYNDIAKNKKGYTETDIISYANKISGTDLNDFFKKFVYNSTDYEEGLLTAFEYLGIEFRKEQNPALCEHAYGFKIIEVTNSAKVSLVAPYSPAWKCGLFAGDEIIAINGIVLKNNLNNWLSYFENKVEVELLVNSGDKIKNLKLSKDKKGNSWFFIPKLTITSTATASQKDNFKAWIHF
- a CDS encoding tetratricopeptide repeat protein, whose amino-acid sequence is MKAIISTILFINFLHARAQNLDSLINISLTLKSDTEKVQLFYKEGFKYRAIDPFYSFECAEWAEKSANESKNPYYLAKAFNLKGIIFYRKGEYPKALNYHRKALEFRTKIKDLDGIVKSNINLANIYSELNMFLTAEANYNSAYEICVQTQNHLQATNCLMNMGVLFATAASLQKDSIHFLKAQDYFKRAFRSANQMHHYELMAEILNNTAVLNLIQQENEDAVANGMDALKLYDIMELDAMKADVYLNLALANLYLKNVSSANDCLTKADSLIRYFNLTESKLQWYNIAAKV